The genomic segment CATGACGATGCGGACATCCTGGCAGGTGTTGCCGGCGCCCAGGGTGAGCTGCACGCCCACAGAGCAGACCGGGAAGGCGGCCGCCGCCTTCTTGTAGGCGATGTAGGCGCCGCCACTGCCTGCCGGGGGGGCCTTGAAGCGGATCGAGGTGACCAGTTCCCCCGGCGTGAGTGCGGTGGTGTAGGCGGCGGTGATGAAATCCCCGATGGCAATGGTGCGGTCGCCGTTGGGGCCGGAGCAGAGCACTTCGGCATCCAGGGTATTCAACAGGGCCGGCCAGTCACAGTTGGGATCGGCAGCGCTGACCGAACCACCGATGGTGCCGCGGCTGCGCACCTGGGCATCGGCGATGCCGCCGGCGCAATCCTTGACGATGGGAATGGCGGCCGCGATGTTGGACTTGGATACCCAGCCATGGGGCGAGAGGGCGCCGATCTGGATCCAGCCGTCCTCCTTCCTGGCGAAGCGCAGGTCGGGCAGTCGGCCGATATCCACCAGGTCCGTCGGCTCATCCATGCGCAGCTTGAGGATGGGGATCAGGGTCTGGCCACCGGCCAAGGGCTTCGCTGTCTCGCCCAGGGCCGACAGCATCAGTATGGCTTCCTTCAGGGAAGCGGGACGGTGATATCGAAACGGCGCTGGATACATAGCGGGTCCTCAGGAATTAGTGTTGCCATCTTGCCAAAGCGTTCCGCGCACTCCTGCGCAGACGCTGGGGATTCGTCCAACTCGAAAACCTCAGCACATCCTTGGATCTTGTACCACGGCGATGCGGTGGAATGTCGAAGCATTGGCTCGGCACCCCGGGGATGGCAATCGTGCTTTCCCCGGACGCGAATCTTGCGTCGTGTCGTCGTGCACATCATGGTGATCTGTTTTTCTCAGGATGACTGCATGGGATCACGATAGAGCGAAGATTTGATTCGGGCTTGCCCCTCAGAGCGCACCGTTTTGATTGCCAGCGCGCAGTCGCGGCGGACTCGGCATCGGCTGTATTTTTATTGCAATGCAGCAGCAGGGGGCGGTGGCGCCGGTAGTGGGGGCCATGAATTCAGGGGCTGGAGTCGGGTGTGGACTGCAGCCAGGCGGCGGTGGCACGGCCGGCCAGATATCCGCGCCGGTAGTCCGCCATCAGGGCGCTCAAGTCCTGGGTTTCATCAATGTCCCTCGCCAGTGCCGGATCATGGCGGACCTCAATCCGGAGACCGGCCGTTGCCGCCCCCTGAAGGAAGCGGGGCAGGCTGTGGCTTCCGAACACCAGGGGCAGGGGCAGGGGCAGGGGGGCCAACAGCAGGTTGGTACCGCTGCCTTCCTTGCTGGCGGCCACCCGTAGTCGTTGCGAGCCGGGCATGGTCGTGGCGACGAAGCGGTCGATACCCGCCGCCGTGAGGTGGGGAAGATCGGCATGGGCGATCAGTACGTGGCCGGCGCCTTGGGTCTGCGCCCAGGCCGCCGCTCGGCTCAGATCCTCGTTGAGCCCCCGGGCCTCTCCAGTGTCGAAACAATCCACGCTCTCAAGGCCGATCAGGCCGGGGAGTCCGGGAATGTCGCTGACCATCACTACCCGGCTGACAGTGCAGGCCCGCGTCAGCGCCCTGACCACGTCCCTGGCCATGGCCAGGGCCAGACCCTGACGGGCTCCGGCGTCGAGAGTGTCGGCGAGCCGGGTCTTGGCAAGGGAGAAATCTTTCAGGGGAACGAGGGCCCAGACCGCCGCCGGAGTGCGAGGTCCTGGGGACAGCGGGAGAAATTCCCTTGAGGGCGAGCCGCTTCGACGGGCGGTTTCGAGTTGAGCTTCCACTGTCCTTGTCTCCATATTCGACCGGCCCTGTCGCAGAAGTGCGCGGCCGATCAGACGCACCCTAACGGGATCGGCCCTGAAACTCTTGCCCGGTTGGGCAGGCGGCTTGATTCCCGGCGCATCGGAAACATTACGGATGCTACCTTGGGTCATCGGATCGTCGGCTCTGCGCTAAGGGTCATCGGCTGCTGCTCCGAGAGTCAAGACGGTCCCCGGTACAGTTTGTATCGTGCCATCGCAATGGGTCGCAAACCCGTGTGGTACCTGGGTTTAGGCGCTGTGCCGGAAATTTCGAACGAGATTGGATAGGGCTATTGCGGTGCGGCAATATGGGTTCTTGGCGTCAGTCCTGGTTGTGGGGATGTCCCGTTGGTTCTTGGTGTTGCGATGCGATATCCGTGTTGGCAGTTGCTGGATAGTGGGAGTGGTTCGTGGATGGCGGAGACGGTCTGTTCATCATAGTTTCCGGAATGTCCGCGGCACGATGATGCGAGTGGACAGGATGTTTGCCCTGTGCGGCTCCGGAGTGGTGGAGACGGGCGCGGCAGAGCTTGGATGAACCTGCCGCCTTTGCGGGCGGCCATGGAGTTCCGGTGCGATCGGATATCCGATGCCCTGGGCGAGGAGAAAACTGGATGTACATAGAACGCACGTTTGTTCTGGATGGTGCCCTACCCGAAGTTTGGGCCTTCCTGAATCAGCCCCATGAAGTGGGCAAATGCCTGCCTGGCTGCCACACGGTGGAAGTGCTGGGCGTTGGCAAATACACCGGGTCGGTGGGTATCAAGGTCGGTCCGATCAAGGCCGGTTTCGATGTGCGGGTGGAAACCAGCGAGGAGCGGCCACCCGAGTATGCGGCCTACACCATGCGTGGCGCCGACAAGGATGGCGGCAGCAAGATCAGCGCCGAATGCACTCTGGCCCTCAAGGCGGTGGATGACAGGCACACCGAGATCACCTACACCTCCACGGTCCATATTGTCGGCAAGCTGGGGAAATTCGCCGCCGGCGTGATGCAGAAGTTCGCCGACGGCATCAACGATCAGTTCATTGCCGCCTTGACCAAGCGGGCCGCCGAACTTCACGGGAGTCCTGCCGTGGAAGAGGCCGAGGCCGAAAAGGGCAAGGGCATGCTCGGTAGCCTTAAGTCCATGTTCAAGAAGCAGCCCGCCGAGGCAGTGAAGTGAATTTCCTGCGTTGCGGCGGAGCTGGGTTCTAGTTTCATCCGCAGTCATTGGGGTTCCGGAGGAGGATCAACGACGTGAGCAATCGACAGCCTGAGCAGAATTCCCTGAAGCCGGGGAAGTGGATCAAATCGACCTGCAAGATGTGCCTGCATTCCTGCAACACGCGGGTGCATATCACCGATGAGGGCATCATCAACAAGATCGAGGGTGAACCGAGCAGCCCGAGCAACAACGGTC from the Denitratisoma oestradiolicum genome contains:
- a CDS encoding FAD binding domain-containing protein, with product MYPAPFRYHRPASLKEAILMLSALGETAKPLAGGQTLIPILKLRMDEPTDLVDIGRLPDLRFARKEDGWIQIGALSPHGWVSKSNIAAAIPIVKDCAGGIADAQVRSRGTIGGSVSAADPNCDWPALLNTLDAEVLCSGPNGDRTIAIGDFITAAYTTALTPGELVTSIRFKAPPAGSGGAYIAYKKAAAAFPVCSVGVQLTLGAGNTCQDVRIVMGGAGPTPRRALEAEAELRGKALSAQLWERATEAAIAIADPASDVRGTTEYKRNLLRGLILQTADVAVRRCENAKIEGSHVYA
- a CDS encoding CoxG family protein, which produces MYIERTFVLDGALPEVWAFLNQPHEVGKCLPGCHTVEVLGVGKYTGSVGIKVGPIKAGFDVRVETSEERPPEYAAYTMRGADKDGGSKISAECTLALKAVDDRHTEITYTSTVHIVGKLGKFAAGVMQKFADGINDQFIAALTKRAAELHGSPAVEEAEAEKGKGMLGSLKSMFKKQPAEAVK
- the cofC gene encoding 2-phospho-L-lactate guanylyltransferase, which gives rise to MEAQLETARRSGSPSREFLPLSPGPRTPAAVWALVPLKDFSLAKTRLADTLDAGARQGLALAMARDVVRALTRACTVSRVVMVSDIPGLPGLIGLESVDCFDTGEARGLNEDLSRAAAWAQTQGAGHVLIAHADLPHLTAAGIDRFVATTMPGSQRLRVAASKEGSGTNLLLAPLPLPLPLVFGSHSLPRFLQGAATAGLRIEVRHDPALARDIDETQDLSALMADYRRGYLAGRATAAWLQSTPDSSP